Proteins encoded within one genomic window of Sinorhizobium sp. B11:
- a CDS encoding DNA polymerase Y family protein, translating into MVRVVSVFLPTLPTDRIRRADPSIPAEAPLVVVARSGSKRWLSAVDANAARLGLRSGMPAAKAQALVQGLVMVDADPCADRAALERITRWALSQYSPIVAVDPPDGIVMDTEGADHLQGGEGPMLSRLVNSFRAKGLPARAVVADSWGAAHALARTIAQETRVVAKGQTVDAVIDLPISSLRLDTEIITGLGVLGFRTVGELAATPRAPLTQRFGPEIVRRLDQMFGRLAEPIDPLRAPEWVEVSRSFAEPIGAPETIAKYVAGLVRRLCHGLQEKGLGVRRADLIVHRVDNSVQALRAGTAKPVRDVAWLTKLLHDRIERIEPGFGIEKLSLAATLVEPLEDRQIASSLIDDDKVDIAAFVDILGNRGKFRVYRLAPVASDVAERSLKAISAVAEEQGQNWPLIWPRPVRLLDRPEMIEVMALMPDRPPVWFTWRGKRYRVKQADGPERIFGEWWQRSSEWLAVRDYFTVADENGERYWIYRAGDGVDPETGSHRWFLHGTFS; encoded by the coding sequence ATGGTCAGGGTCGTCTCCGTATTTCTTCCGACGCTGCCGACGGATCGCATCAGACGCGCCGATCCGTCCATTCCGGCTGAGGCGCCGCTCGTCGTCGTCGCGCGCAGCGGTTCGAAGCGGTGGCTGTCGGCCGTCGATGCCAACGCCGCAAGGCTAGGCCTGCGAAGCGGCATGCCGGCGGCCAAGGCCCAGGCGCTGGTGCAGGGTCTCGTCATGGTCGATGCCGATCCTTGCGCTGATCGAGCTGCTCTGGAGCGCATCACCCGGTGGGCGCTCTCTCAATATTCGCCAATCGTTGCGGTCGACCCGCCTGACGGCATCGTCATGGATACCGAAGGGGCCGACCATCTGCAGGGCGGGGAAGGGCCGATGCTGTCACGCCTCGTCAACAGCTTCCGCGCCAAGGGCCTGCCGGCGCGCGCCGTCGTTGCCGACAGCTGGGGAGCGGCCCACGCATTGGCGCGCACGATCGCGCAAGAGACACGGGTGGTCGCCAAAGGCCAGACGGTCGACGCCGTCATCGATCTGCCGATCTCATCGCTTCGTCTCGACACGGAGATCATCACCGGCCTGGGCGTCCTTGGGTTTCGAACCGTCGGCGAGCTTGCGGCAACGCCAAGGGCACCGCTGACGCAGCGCTTCGGGCCCGAAATCGTCCGCAGGCTCGACCAGATGTTTGGCCGGTTGGCAGAACCTATCGATCCGCTTCGCGCGCCCGAATGGGTCGAAGTCTCCAGGTCCTTCGCAGAACCGATCGGTGCGCCGGAGACGATCGCCAAATATGTCGCCGGTCTGGTGCGCAGGCTCTGTCATGGTCTTCAGGAAAAGGGTCTTGGTGTACGCCGCGCCGATCTCATCGTCCACCGGGTCGACAATAGCGTCCAGGCGCTGCGAGCCGGTACCGCCAAGCCAGTGCGCGACGTTGCCTGGCTGACGAAGCTTCTTCACGACCGGATCGAGCGCATCGAGCCGGGCTTCGGCATCGAAAAGCTCTCGCTTGCCGCGACGCTCGTCGAGCCGCTGGAAGACCGGCAGATCGCCTCCAGCCTGATCGACGATGACAAGGTCGACATCGCCGCCTTCGTCGATATTCTCGGCAATCGCGGAAAATTTCGGGTCTACCGGCTGGCACCGGTAGCAAGCGATGTTGCCGAACGATCGCTGAAAGCCATCTCGGCGGTCGCAGAAGAGCAGGGGCAGAACTGGCCGCTGATCTGGCCGCGTCCGGTCCGGTTGCTCGATCGCCCGGAAATGATCGAGGTCATGGCCCTCATGCCGGATCGTCCTCCCGTCTGGTTTACCTGGCGTGGCAAGCGCTACCGTGTCAAACAGGCCGACGGGCCTGAGCGCATCTTCGGAGAATGGTGGCAGCGATCGTCCGAATGGCTCGCCGTGCGCGACTATTTCACAGTCGCCGACGAAAATGGCGAACGCTACTGGATCTATCGCGCCGGCGACGGTGTCGACCCCGAGACCGGATCGCATCGCTGGTTCCTGCACGGGACTTTCTCATGA
- a CDS encoding error-prone DNA polymerase has product MTYVELQVTTHFSFLRGASSPDELFARAKAMGMAALGITDRNSLAGIVRALEASRATGLRLVVGCRLDLSDGMSILAYPTDRAAYQRLTRLLTLGKSRGGKAKCILSLDDVALYAEGLIGILVPDLADETCAVRLRKMAEIFQDRAYVSLSLRRRPNDQLRLHEISAMAARYKVRTVVTNDVLFHEPSRRQLQDVVTCIRNRTTIDDVGFERERHADRYLKPPEEMQRLFGRYPQALARTAEIVARCTFSMEELTYQYPQEAIVAGMDAQQSLEHYVWQHIPTRYPEGLPQKVLRSIRHELDLIREMHYAPYFLTIFSIVRYARSQNILCQGRGSAANSAICYILGITSVDPDTNDLLFERFVSKERDEPPDIDVDFEHERREEVIQWIYKTYGHHKAALCATVTRYRTKGAIRDVGKALGLPEDLIKALSSGVWAWSEVVGEKQVRELNLNPEDRRLALTLQLAQQLMGAPRHLGQHPGGFVLTHDRLDDLVPIEPASMVDRQVIEWDKDDVEALKFMKVDVLALGMLTCMAKSFAFLREAKNIDLGLADIPHEDPATYAMIQKADTLGTFQIESRAQMSMLPRLKPETFYDLVIQVAIVRPGPIQGDMVHPYLRRREGKEKPDYPTSELETVLRKTLGVPLFQESAMKVAMVCAGFTGGEADQLRKSMATFKFTGGVSRFKNKLISGMIGNGYTPEFAEKTFGQLEGFGSYGFPESHAASFALIAYASNWMKCHHPDVFCAALLNSQPMGFYAPAQIVRDARQHGVTVLPVCVNRSRWDCTLEPIDGRNDRFAVRLGMRMVRGLATADAARIVAARADQPFESVDDMWRRAGIPAASLVELAEADAFGPSLGLERRDALWAIKALRDEPLPLFAAAGIRETRTVAEQQEPDVELRQMTQGHNVVLDYGHTGLTLRAHPVTFLRQDLAKRRIVTCAEAMSGRDGRWLMAAGLVLVRQRPGSAKGVIFLTIEDETGVANVVIWPTLFERSRPIALGASMMAINGRIQREGDVVHLVAQELFDLSACLKGLADQDLEFRPATGRGDEFAHGSPGRPDTREPPATAIKARDIFIPDLHIDSLKVKSRNFH; this is encoded by the coding sequence ATGACCTATGTCGAGCTTCAGGTCACGACACATTTTTCCTTCCTGCGAGGGGCCTCCTCGCCCGACGAATTGTTTGCGCGGGCCAAGGCGATGGGCATGGCGGCGCTTGGCATAACCGACCGAAATTCGCTGGCAGGGATCGTTCGGGCGCTGGAGGCATCGCGCGCCACAGGACTTCGCCTCGTCGTCGGCTGCCGTCTCGATCTGAGCGACGGCATGTCGATCCTGGCCTATCCGACCGACCGCGCTGCCTATCAGCGACTGACGCGATTGCTGACGCTTGGAAAGAGCAGGGGCGGGAAAGCCAAGTGCATCCTGAGCCTCGACGACGTCGCCCTTTATGCAGAAGGGCTGATCGGCATTCTGGTGCCGGATCTCGCCGACGAGACCTGCGCCGTCCGGCTGAGAAAGATGGCCGAGATATTCCAGGACCGGGCCTATGTGTCTCTCAGTCTCCGCCGCCGTCCGAACGACCAGCTGCGCCTGCACGAGATTTCCGCCATGGCGGCCCGCTACAAGGTCCGCACCGTCGTCACCAATGACGTGCTGTTCCATGAACCGTCCCGCCGTCAGCTGCAGGACGTGGTAACCTGCATCCGCAATCGCACGACGATCGACGATGTCGGCTTCGAGCGCGAGCGCCATGCCGACCGTTACCTGAAGCCGCCGGAGGAAATGCAGCGACTATTCGGGCGTTACCCTCAAGCACTTGCTCGCACCGCGGAGATCGTCGCGCGCTGCACCTTCTCGATGGAGGAACTGACCTATCAATATCCGCAGGAGGCAATCGTTGCCGGCATGGATGCCCAGCAATCGCTCGAGCATTACGTCTGGCAACATATTCCAACGCGCTATCCCGAAGGATTGCCGCAAAAGGTGCTGCGGTCGATCCGCCACGAGCTCGATCTCATCAGGGAGATGCACTACGCGCCGTATTTCCTGACGATCTTTTCGATCGTGCGCTACGCCCGCAGCCAGAATATCCTCTGCCAGGGGAGGGGGTCGGCCGCCAACAGCGCCATCTGCTATATCCTCGGCATCACCAGCGTCGATCCCGACACAAACGATCTGTTGTTCGAGCGCTTCGTCAGCAAGGAGCGCGACGAGCCACCCGACATAGACGTCGACTTCGAGCACGAGCGGCGCGAGGAGGTCATCCAGTGGATCTACAAGACCTACGGGCATCACAAGGCGGCACTCTGCGCCACGGTCACGCGCTACCGCACGAAGGGCGCCATCCGCGACGTCGGCAAGGCGCTCGGCCTGCCCGAAGACCTGATCAAGGCGCTGTCGTCGGGCGTCTGGGCCTGGAGCGAGGTGGTCGGCGAAAAGCAGGTCAGGGAGCTCAACCTCAACCCGGAGGATCGCCGCCTAGCCTTGACCCTCCAGCTTGCACAGCAGCTGATGGGCGCGCCGCGCCATCTCGGCCAGCATCCTGGTGGCTTCGTGCTCACCCATGACCGGCTCGACGATCTCGTCCCGATCGAACCGGCCTCGATGGTCGACCGGCAGGTAATCGAATGGGACAAGGACGATGTCGAGGCGTTGAAATTCATGAAGGTCGATGTTCTGGCGCTCGGCATGCTGACCTGCATGGCCAAGAGCTTCGCCTTCCTGCGCGAGGCAAAGAACATCGACCTTGGTCTTGCCGACATCCCTCATGAAGATCCGGCGACCTATGCCATGATCCAGAAGGCGGACACGCTTGGAACGTTCCAGATCGAGAGCCGGGCGCAGATGTCGATGCTGCCGCGCCTCAAGCCGGAAACCTTCTACGATCTCGTCATCCAGGTGGCGATCGTCCGCCCGGGCCCGATCCAGGGCGACATGGTCCACCCCTATCTGAGACGGCGGGAGGGCAAGGAAAAGCCGGATTACCCGACATCGGAACTCGAAACGGTCCTGCGCAAGACGCTTGGCGTGCCGCTCTTCCAGGAAAGCGCCATGAAGGTCGCCATGGTCTGTGCCGGCTTTACCGGCGGTGAGGCCGACCAGCTCAGAAAAAGCATGGCGACCTTCAAGTTCACCGGCGGCGTCAGCCGCTTCAAGAACAAGCTGATATCGGGCATGATCGGCAACGGCTATACGCCCGAATTTGCCGAAAAGACCTTTGGCCAGCTCGAAGGCTTCGGATCCTATGGCTTTCCGGAAAGCCATGCCGCCAGTTTTGCATTGATCGCATATGCCTCGAACTGGATGAAATGCCATCACCCCGACGTCTTCTGCGCCGCACTGCTGAACAGCCAGCCGATGGGCTTTTACGCGCCGGCGCAGATCGTGCGCGATGCGCGCCAGCACGGCGTTACCGTGCTGCCCGTCTGCGTCAACCGCTCGCGATGGGATTGCACGCTGGAACCGATTGATGGGCGAAACGATCGGTTTGCAGTTCGGCTCGGCATGCGCATGGTCCGCGGCCTGGCGACGGCGGATGCGGCCCGGATTGTGGCCGCGCGCGCCGACCAGCCTTTCGAGAGCGTCGACGACATGTGGCGGCGCGCCGGCATCCCGGCTGCCTCGCTAGTCGAGCTCGCCGAGGCAGACGCCTTCGGGCCGTCGCTCGGACTGGAACGCCGTGACGCGCTCTGGGCGATCAAGGCGCTGAGAGACGAACCGTTGCCCCTGTTTGCCGCTGCAGGAATTCGCGAGACGAGGACCGTTGCCGAGCAACAGGAGCCGGATGTCGAACTGCGGCAGATGACACAGGGCCATAATGTGGTTCTGGACTACGGACATACCGGACTGACGCTTCGCGCTCATCCCGTCACATTCCTTCGCCAGGACCTCGCGAAGCGTCGCATCGTCACCTGCGCAGAGGCAATGTCGGGGCGGGACGGCCGCTGGCTGATGGCGGCGGGACTGGTGCTGGTGCGCCAGCGGCCCGGATCGGCAAAGGGCGTCATCTTCCTGACGATCGAAGATGAGACGGGCGTTGCCAATGTCGTCATCTGGCCGACGCTCTTCGAACGCTCGCGGCCGATTGCGCTCGGCGCCTCGATGATGGCGATCAACGGACGCATCCAGCGGGAGGGCGACGTCGTCCATCTCGTCGCCCAGGAGCTTTTTGACCTCTCCGCCTGTTTGAAAGGCCTTGCCGATCAGGATCTCGAATTCCGACCGGCGACGGGCAGGGGAGACGAATTTGCGCATGGTTCGCCCGGACGACCCGATACGCGCGAACCGCCGGCAACTGCAATCAAGGCCCGCGACATCTTCATCCCGGATCTGCATATCGACAGCCTGAAGGTCAAAAGCCGAAACTTCCACTGA
- a CDS encoding VOC family protein, which produces MTDPHSDLIDHLHLRVADLEASRRFYRAALAALGRTFTSHSDRHFACDPLWVDTADGQVSRVHFAFRAGDQQEVDRFYAAALDAGGTDNGAPGFRDYHPGYYAAFVLDPDGNNIEAVFHRR; this is translated from the coding sequence ATGACCGATCCCCACAGCGACCTGATCGACCACCTTCATCTGCGCGTGGCCGACCTTGAGGCCAGTCGTCGTTTCTATCGTGCGGCGCTTGCTGCCCTCGGCCGGACGTTCACCTCGCACAGCGACAGGCATTTTGCCTGCGATCCATTGTGGGTGGACACGGCCGACGGACAGGTCTCCAGGGTCCATTTTGCATTTCGGGCTGGCGACCAGCAGGAGGTGGACCGCTTTTACGCAGCAGCCCTCGATGCGGGTGGAACAGACAATGGCGCGCCCGGCTTTCGCGACTACCATCCCGGCTATTATGCGGCCTTCGTGCTCGATCCGGACGGCAACAATATCGAAGCCGTCTTCCATCGGCGCTAG
- a CDS encoding alpha/beta hydrolase: protein MFDGFALDFVQTRYGTIRVRHGGSGDTVLLLLHGHPRTHMTWGGVADLLASSVRLVCPDLPGFGRSYLPADAPDSRFSSKKAKAEALVDMMNRLGHERFVVAGHDRGSLTAFRMALDHHDAVSKLIIIDGLPVLEHLERADWCFARDWYHWFFFAQPDKPERAINADPLAWYDQVAPDRMGPAAYQDLVAALSDPAVVHGMIEDYRAGIRIDHVHERQDRDSKRLVEAPTLCLWSLRDDLEQIYGNPVAIWRRWARHVHGFGIDSGHHVAEENPAALARAIADFIA, encoded by the coding sequence ATGTTTGACGGCTTCGCGCTGGATTTCGTGCAAACGCGATACGGGACGATCCGCGTCAGGCACGGGGGATCGGGTGATACGGTGCTGTTGCTGCTCCATGGTCATCCGCGCACCCACATGACATGGGGCGGCGTGGCGGACCTGCTTGCTTCCTCCGTCAGGCTCGTCTGCCCGGACCTGCCGGGTTTTGGGCGCTCCTACCTGCCTGCCGATGCACCCGACAGCCGTTTCTCGTCAAAGAAAGCCAAGGCCGAAGCGCTTGTCGACATGATGAACAGGCTTGGCCACGAACGCTTCGTGGTCGCCGGCCATGACCGCGGCAGCCTGACGGCCTTCCGGATGGCACTCGATCATCATGACGCCGTCAGCAAGCTCATCATCATCGACGGGCTGCCGGTGCTCGAACATCTGGAGCGTGCCGACTGGTGCTTTGCCAGGGATTGGTATCACTGGTTCTTCTTTGCGCAGCCGGACAAGCCGGAACGCGCCATCAACGCTGATCCACTTGCATGGTACGATCAGGTCGCTCCCGATCGCATGGGACCCGCCGCCTACCAAGATCTGGTCGCCGCCCTCAGCGACCCGGCGGTCGTCCATGGCATGATCGAGGATTATCGAGCCGGTATTCGCATCGACCACGTGCATGAGCGCCAGGACCGCGACAGTAAACGTCTGGTGGAAGCACCGACCTTATGTCTGTGGTCGCTCCGGGACGACCTTGAACAGATCTACGGAAATCCGGTTGCCATCTGGCGCCGTTGGGCACGCCACGTGCATGGGTTTGGAATCGACAGCGGCCATCATGTCGCCGAGGAAAATCCGGCAGCTTTGGCCCGCGCGATTGCCGATTTCATCGCCTGA
- a CDS encoding response regulator has translation MHEQRIVVLIVDDEIMVRMALSTELQDAGFTTIEAMNGADALRHLNEDNDIDVVVSDIRMPGAIDGFALSREVVRTWPDKKVVLMSGDRPLRPGDLPGAVRYIAKPYEIRQLVALIRTLVYGHSD, from the coding sequence ATGCACGAGCAACGCATTGTCGTCCTGATCGTCGATGACGAAATCATGGTCCGCATGGCATTGTCGACAGAGCTTCAGGACGCAGGTTTTACGACGATCGAGGCGATGAATGGCGCAGACGCTCTCAGGCACCTGAACGAAGACAACGATATCGATGTCGTGGTCTCCGACATCAGGATGCCGGGAGCGATCGACGGCTTTGCTCTTTCCAGAGAAGTTGTCCGGACGTGGCCAGACAAGAAAGTCGTGCTGATGTCGGGAGATCGCCCCTTACGGCCCGGCGATTTGCCAGGGGCCGTTCGTTACATCGCAAAGCCCTATGAGATCCGCCAGCTTGTCGCTCTGATCCGGACGCTCGTCTATGGCCACTCTGATTGA
- a CDS encoding response regulator: MAKVLIVEDETLIRFSLADALIEAGHVVIDCGNVLEAVAALARHDDIAAVVTDVDMPGGLSGLDLAALVRKTRPSVPLIVTSGRVIDLSAVDGATFLAKPYDFAALARRLSERLEKVGGKTGLRPALSSTRYRAL, translated from the coding sequence ATGGCAAAGGTCCTGATCGTCGAAGATGAAACACTGATCCGTTTTTCACTTGCCGACGCGTTGATCGAGGCGGGTCATGTGGTGATCGACTGTGGGAATGTGCTCGAGGCCGTGGCAGCGCTCGCCAGGCATGACGATATCGCCGCGGTCGTGACCGATGTCGACATGCCGGGGGGCTTAAGCGGCCTCGATCTCGCCGCTCTCGTCAGAAAAACCAGGCCTTCGGTCCCGCTCATCGTGACCTCTGGACGCGTGATCGACCTCTCGGCCGTCGATGGCGCCACCTTTCTTGCAAAGCCCTATGATTTTGCAGCGCTTGCTCGAAGGCTAAGCGAACGTCTTGAAAAAGTCGGCGGCAAGACAGGCTTGCGCCCCGCTCTTTCGTCGACGCGCTACCGCGCTCTTTGA
- a CDS encoding alpha-1,4-glucan--maltose-1-phosphate maltosyltransferase has translation MTTASPSTASLHVSRIYYVNPLLLSGRDRWLEVFDHAAFLGFDTVLTAPPFRRTAESLFSTVDYETLDPALAIEGAAEEALAGLAKEAESRGISFMLDLAIGAGVANDDARLLSLDPRRSPLMPLMGPPPSGDVEAWQARLLRLTAAGISGYRAIGLDRLAAGQWQQLIAGAKAANAATRFLAYTPGTDFALRKGLRECGFNATFTSLAWWDLRESWFIEEYRLQHGLAPQIAFPEAPFARRLAHGTESREIRERRSRRALRLAAEIGDGLLVPMGFEFGAGLPLDPTHGHGEGLRRIRAEGAFDLTSALRELMAVRSSQSMQLVNCDTTSQVSILSQADAADLRTAATVRLIAVNRDLRRSALLPETILNRAVSPFVPVDPGASGQRLEPGEVRLIQTRACASVTVEQGDLSLAEATRSARIAIEKIAPQVDEGRFPVKRIVGDTVVVEADIFADGHDLLAAALLHRPRGEVEWRQERMTLAENDRWQASFVLDRVGRFEFCVEAWKNPFAIFRYELVKKHEARLDLRLELIEGEALIRAGAADPAAEMVAEERAELDALVAELERRDGMSKLEILLAPRTAELMARADRRPFGTRSAAYGVESERREAGFASWYQIFPRSQSGDPNRHGTFEDVIQRLPAIRDMGFDVLYFPPIHPIGRTNRKGRNNSLSAAPSDPGSPYAIGSEAGGHDAIHPELGEFDDFEHLVEEARKAGLEIALDLAIQASPDHPWLKEHPGWFDWRPDGTIRYAENPPKKYEDIVNVDFYAKDAIPDLWVELRDMVEMWVEEGVRLFRVDNPHTKPFPFWEWLIGDIRARHPDVVFLSEAFTRPKVMYRLAKIGFSQSYTYFTWRNERWELEQYMSELTTSEAREFFRPHFFVNTHDINPDFLQNAPRPAYLIRAALAATLSGLWGVYNGFELCEGRPDAKRKEYADSEKYEIRAWDYDRPGNIKAEIAMLNRIRRDNAALHSHLGLTLLPSSNRNVMFFEKADSGRHNVLLIAVNLNPHGIEESNVEFPLWRFGLGDGATLALEDLVSGQNFKRSGKWQTIRLDPASLPFAIWRVRAGEA, from the coding sequence ATGACGACAGCATCCCCTTCGACCGCTTCCCTTCACGTTTCGCGGATCTACTATGTCAACCCGCTTTTGTTGTCTGGCCGGGACCGCTGGCTGGAGGTCTTCGATCACGCGGCCTTCCTCGGCTTCGACACCGTCCTGACGGCCCCGCCCTTTCGAAGGACGGCAGAGAGCCTGTTTTCAACCGTTGATTATGAGACCCTCGACCCGGCGCTCGCCATTGAGGGAGCGGCGGAAGAGGCGCTTGCCGGGCTGGCCAAAGAGGCTGAAAGCCGCGGGATCAGCTTCATGCTCGACCTTGCGATCGGCGCAGGCGTCGCAAACGACGATGCCCGCCTGCTATCCCTTGATCCGAGACGATCGCCTCTTATGCCGCTCATGGGGCCGCCCCCATCCGGCGATGTCGAGGCTTGGCAGGCGCGGCTTTTACGTCTGACTGCTGCTGGGATCAGCGGCTACCGGGCTATCGGCCTCGATAGGCTCGCGGCCGGTCAATGGCAGCAGCTGATCGCAGGAGCCAAGGCCGCAAATGCGGCAACGCGTTTTCTTGCCTATACGCCGGGTACCGACTTTGCCTTGAGAAAGGGCTTGCGCGAGTGCGGGTTCAACGCCACCTTCACCTCGCTTGCCTGGTGGGACTTGCGCGAAAGCTGGTTTATCGAGGAGTACCGGCTACAGCATGGGCTCGCACCGCAGATCGCCTTTCCCGAGGCCCCCTTTGCCAGGCGGCTTGCGCATGGCACCGAGAGCAGGGAGATCCGCGAGCGTCGCTCGCGCCGGGCGCTGCGCCTGGCGGCGGAAATCGGCGATGGCCTTCTTGTGCCGATGGGATTTGAATTCGGTGCCGGGCTGCCGCTCGATCCGACGCATGGGCACGGCGAGGGGCTGCGCAGGATAAGAGCCGAAGGCGCCTTCGATCTGACGAGCGCACTGCGTGAACTGATGGCGGTCCGTAGCAGCCAGTCGATGCAGCTCGTCAATTGCGATACCACGAGCCAGGTCAGCATCCTGTCGCAGGCCGATGCGGCTGATCTTCGCACCGCCGCTACGGTGAGACTGATCGCCGTCAACAGGGACCTTCGTCGATCCGCATTGCTTCCCGAAACGATCCTCAATCGCGCCGTCTCTCCATTCGTGCCGGTGGACCCTGGCGCTTCCGGCCAGCGCCTGGAACCGGGCGAGGTGCGCCTCATACAGACGCGGGCGTGCGCCTCCGTCACGGTAGAGCAGGGAGATCTGTCGCTTGCCGAGGCCACGAGGTCGGCGCGCATCGCCATCGAAAAGATTGCCCCGCAGGTTGATGAGGGCCGCTTCCCGGTCAAGCGCATCGTCGGCGATACCGTGGTCGTCGAAGCCGACATCTTCGCCGATGGGCACGACCTTCTGGCGGCAGCCCTTCTCCACCGTCCGCGCGGCGAGGTCGAATGGCGCCAGGAACGCATGACGCTTGCCGAAAACGATCGATGGCAGGCAAGCTTCGTGCTCGATCGGGTTGGCCGCTTCGAGTTCTGCGTCGAGGCATGGAAAAATCCCTTCGCGATCTTTCGCTACGAACTGGTCAAGAAACATGAGGCCAGGCTCGACCTGCGTCTGGAATTGATCGAAGGCGAGGCATTGATCCGCGCTGGCGCAGCCGATCCCGCCGCCGAGATGGTTGCCGAGGAGCGGGCGGAACTCGACGCACTTGTTGCCGAGCTGGAGCGCCGGGACGGCATGTCCAAGCTCGAGATCCTGCTGGCGCCGCGCACCGCCGAACTCATGGCCCGCGCCGACCGGCGACCGTTTGGAACGCGCAGCGCCGCCTATGGCGTCGAATCGGAGCGGCGCGAGGCTGGATTTGCGAGCTGGTACCAGATCTTCCCGCGTTCACAGAGCGGAGACCCCAATCGTCACGGCACGTTCGAGGATGTGATCCAACGTCTGCCGGCCATTCGCGACATGGGGTTCGACGTCCTCTATTTCCCGCCCATCCATCCGATCGGCCGCACCAACCGCAAGGGCCGCAACAATTCGCTGAGCGCGGCACCGAGCGATCCGGGCAGTCCCTATGCAATCGGCTCGGAGGCCGGTGGCCATGACGCCATTCATCCCGAGCTCGGCGAATTCGACGATTTCGAGCATCTGGTCGAGGAGGCGCGAAAGGCAGGTCTGGAAATCGCGCTCGATCTGGCGATCCAGGCCTCTCCCGATCATCCCTGGCTGAAAGAACATCCCGGCTGGTTCGACTGGCGGCCGGACGGCACCATCCGCTATGCCGAAAACCCGCCGAAGAAATACGAGGACATCGTCAATGTCGACTTTTATGCCAAGGACGCGATACCCGATCTATGGGTCGAACTGCGCGATATGGTCGAGATGTGGGTAGAAGAGGGCGTGCGGCTGTTTCGTGTCGACAATCCTCACACCAAGCCTTTTCCATTCTGGGAGTGGCTGATCGGCGACATTCGCGCGCGCCATCCCGACGTCGTTTTCCTGTCGGAGGCCTTCACGCGGCCCAAGGTCATGTACCGGCTCGCCAAGATCGGCTTTTCGCAATCCTACACGTATTTTACCTGGCGCAACGAGCGCTGGGAGCTCGAACAGTATATGAGCGAACTCACCACGAGCGAGGCGCGCGAATTCTTCCGGCCGCATTTCTTCGTCAACACCCATGACATAAACCCGGATTTCCTGCAGAACGCGCCGCGCCCGGCCTATCTCATCCGCGCAGCGCTCGCAGCCACCCTGTCTGGCCTCTGGGGCGTCTATAACGGATTCGAGCTCTGCGAGGGACGGCCTGACGCCAAGCGCAAGGAATATGCCGACAGCGAAAAATACGAGATCCGCGCCTGGGACTATGACCGCCCGGGCAATATCAAGGCGGAAATCGCCATGCTCAACCGCATCCGCCGGGACAACGCCGCCCTGCATTCCCATCTCGGGCTGACGCTTCTTCCCTCGTCGAACAGGAACGTCATGTTCTTCGAAAAAGCCGACAGCGGGCGTCACAACGTCTTGCTGATCGCCGTCAATCTCAATCCGCACGGGATCGAGGAAAGCAACGTCGAGTTTCCGCTCTGGCGGTTCGGCCTCGGCGACGGCGCGACGCTCGCCTTGGAAGACCTCGTCAGCGGCCAGAATTTCAAGCGCAGCGGAAAGTGGCAGACGATCAGGCTGGACCCGGCCTCTTTGCCATTCGCCATATGGCGGGTCAGGGCAGGAGAGGCCTGA